DNA sequence from the Deinococcus budaensis genome:
CCCGCCGTGGCCGCCTCGCCGGGAAGCTGCACATTCTGCCCCTCGCGCGAGTAGAGCGGCTTGCGGACCACGCTCGGCCCCAGTCGCCCCGGCGTCAGCGAGGCGGGCAGCACCAGCCCGGAGTCCGGATACCGCTCGTGCAGCAGCGCCAGCAGGCCCTTGCTGGACGTGACTGCCTTCCACAGCGGCTCGAGAAACCGGGTCTGGGTGGTCGCCAGGAAAGAGCTGTCGCGCGACTCCCAGGCGTACTCGAAGGGCCACAGCCACATCAGGTTCCGGATGGGCAGCGTCCACGTGTCCAGCAAGAACGGCTCCTGCGGGCTGGTTCCCACCTCGTCCGCCGCCAGGAACGAGCCGCTGACGCCCGCCACCCCCGCGAGGTCACGCAGGTAGGTCACGGTGGCGATGTCCTCGACCTCGCGGGCCGAGCTGAAGTGCGCCTGGGTGACGCCCCGCTCGCGCACGAGGTAGGCCCACTGCTCGCCCAGCCCCTCGTGAATCGTGTTCCACTGGCCCGTCCCGGCGGGCAGTTCCCCGCGCTCCAGCCGGTCTTCGAGCCACTGCCACTGGCACACGGCGGCCTCGACCAGGCTGGTCGGCGTCTGCGCGTTGACCTCCAGCAGCCGCGCCCGCCCGCGCCCGTCATAGGCGAGGTCCAGCCGCATATAGAGCGTCGGGTCGTCCCGGTCCCACGACTCGCGCACGGCCGGGTGCAGGAAGGCGGGGATGCCGAGTTCGCCCAGCCGTCCGCCCTCTATGGCGGCGGCGGTCGTCTCCAGCACCATATTCGTGAGGTCCTGGGCGTCCCGTTTCAGCCCCTCGATCTGGCCCGGGGTGAAGGCGTAATAGCCTTCCTCGCCCCAGTACGGGACCGGGTGTTCGGGGGTGGGGGCGTACCAGGTCATGCCAACCTCTTGCAGGCGGGCTTCCCAGTTCGGGCGGGGGAGGAGGGTGCGGCGCTGCATCAGGCCCCCTGCCGGGCCGGGGGACGGCCCCCGACCGAAGGGAGAAGCAGCCGAGAGGATGAGCCGGAGATGGAAGCACGTCTCGCTCTCACCCCGACGGGCTGGAATCGGAGGCTCATCCTTTAGCCGCCGTAGCTCGCGCTGCCGGAGCTGCTCGCGCGGCCCGTGCTGGTGAACCCGCCCCGGCTGACGCCCGGCGCCTTGAAGGAGGTCGTCTTGCCCGAGCGGGTGTCGTAGGTCAGGCCGGTGGGAGCCACGCGCCCCGATGAGGTGTAACCCACGTAACGGGTCAGGCCCGAGGCCAGCCAGATGTAAGGACCGTAAAAGCCGCCGCTGGTCTTCTGGCAGGGGTTTTGCAGGCCGCGCCCTATGGCGTCCCGGTTGGCGAGGCGGCACTGTTCGTAGGAGGTGTATTTGGTGCGCTTGTAGCGGTCGAGGTCCAGATCGTCGTCGCCGCAGGCCACCAGCAGGGCGGGCAGCGCGGCGAGCAGCGGCAGGTGGAAGGTCTTGCTCACCCTCCTGAATACGCCTGGGCGGGGGCGGAGGTTCCGGGGGAGCCGCCGGGGCCGGGGTGTTCGGCCCACCCCTCTGGACACCCCGCCCCGCCCGCTCATGCCCAGCCTCTACACTGGATCTCGACCGCGAGGAGGTTTTTGCCATGACCACAACGAACACCAGGAGCAAGTGGCTCGACGCCGAGCTGCGCTACGACTCGGGCGTCTACAACAAGCATCAGGTCGTGATGGTGCGCGGACAGGGCGCGACCGTCTGGGACGACCAGGGCCGCGCCTATATCGACTGCGTGGCCGGATACGGGGTGGCGAACATCGGCCACAGCCACCCCGACGTGGTCCGCGCCATTCAGGAGCAGGCGGGCAAGCTGATGGTGATGCCCCAGACCCTCCCCAACGACAAGCGCGCCGAGTTCCTGACCGAGCTGGTCGGTGTGCTGCCGCAGGGTCTCGACCGGGTCTTCCTGTGCAACTCGGGCACCGAAGCGATGGAGGCGGCCAAGAAGTTCGCCATCACCGCGACGGGCCGGGGGCGCTTCGTATCCATGAAGCGCGGCTTCTCGGGCCGCTCGCTGGGCGCCCTGGCCTTTACCTGGGAGCCGAGCTACCGCGAGCCGTTCGGGGACGCGGTGGACAGCAAGAACGTGGACTTCGTGACCTACGGCAATATCGAGGAGCTGCGCGCCGCCGTCAGCGGCGAGACGGCCGCCGTGATCCTCGAACCCGTGCAGGGGGAAGGCGGGGTGCGCCCGGCCACGCCGGAGTTCCTCCAGGCCGCCCGCGAGATCACCCGTGAGCGGGGCGCGCTCCTGATTCTCGACGAGATCCAGACCGGCTTTTGCCGCACCGGCAAGATGTTCGCCTGCGAGCACTCGGGCGTGATCCCCGACGCGATGACCCTCGCCAAGGCGATGGCGGGCGGGGTGCCGATCGGCGCGCTGGCGATGACCGCCGAGGTCGCCGACCGGATGCCCAAGGGCGGGCACGGGACGACCTTCGGCGGCAACCCGCTGAGCATGGCCGCCGGGGTCGCCGCCCTGCGCGCGATGAAAAACGAGGGCATGGCCGAGCAGGCCCGCGAGAAGGGGGCCTACTTCATGGAGCGGCTGCGCGCGATCCGCTCGCCCAAGATCCGCGAGGTGCGCGGCCTGGGCCTCATGATCGGCGTGGAACTAAAGGAAAAGAGCGCCCCCTACATCACCGCCCTGGAGCACGAGGAGGGCGTGCTGACCCTGGCCGCGACCCCATTGGTCGTGCGCTTCCTGCCGCCCGTGACCATCAGCCGCGAGCAGATCGATCAGGTCGTGGCCGCCTTCGAGCGCGTGCTGGAGGGTGTCAACCCCCGTGAGGGCCGCGCGGCGGAGCTGGCCGCCCAGAAGGAAGACAAGCAGACGGAATAAGGGGAGGCGTCAGCGGGGCGCGGGCGCTGCTGTCCACCGCGCCCCGCTGGCGTGCCCCGGCCGTGTCTAGCCCTCCGCCATTCGGCTGACGGTGCCTCCCCCCGGCGGGTGTACCTTGGCGCGGTATGTCTGCCGTGTCCCTGACCACCCCGCCTGCTGAACCGGTTCACAGCCGCCCGCCCTCGCGGGAGATCGCCCGTATCGCCGTGCCCGTCAGCCTGGAAATGGTGCTGCAACTGGTGCTGACCTTCGTCAATCAGGTCATCGTGGGCACGCTGGGGGCGGTGGCGGTCGCGGCGGTGGGGCTGGCGGGCAGCGTGAGCTTCATGTTTTTCGTGACGCTGGGGGCGCTGGGGTCGGGCACCTCGATCCTGGTCGCGCGGCGGGCAGGGGCCGGCGACCGGGCGGGTGTGAACGGCGCGCTGGCGGTCGCGCTGGTTGTCAGCACCGCCCTGGCCGCCTTGCTGACCGGGCCGGTGATCCTGGGCGGGGAGGGCCTGCTGCGGCTGGCGGGCGGCGCCGGGGACGTGACCCGCACCGCGTTGCCTTACATGCACGTTGCGATGCTGGCGCTGGTGCCGGGGGTGGTGGGCTGGATTCTCAGCGGGGCGCTGCGCTCGCTGGGGCACGCGCGCACACCGATGGTCGCCACCCTGCTGACGGTCGTGGTCGAGAGCCTGATCGCGGTCGGGCTGGTGTTCGGGGTGGGGCCGCTGCCGCAGCTGGGCGTGGTAGGCGCCGCCTGGGCGCTGGTGGCCGCGCAGACGCTCAAGGCCCTGTGGCTGGCGTACCAGGTGTACGGGCCGCGCCGCCTCGCGGCCTTTGCGCTGCCCCGGCCCGGCACCCGGCGCGGGATTGCGGGGCCGCTGCTGAGGCTCTCGGCGCCCATCGGCTTCACCGAGTTCGTCTGGAGCCTGGGCGGGTTTCTGTACGCCGCCGTGTTCGCGCGGGTGGGCACAGGGGCGCTGGCGGCCAGCCAGATCGTGGGCACGCTGGAGGGCATCTTCATCGTGGGGTCGTTTGGGCTGATGTCGGCGGCGACCGTGTTGATCGGGCGGGCGCTGGGCGCGGGCGACGGCCCCGGCGCGCAGGCCTGGCTCGCGCGGGTGGGCCGCGCCGGGCTCCTGACCGGCCTGGGTTTCGGCGTGCTGTTCGCCCTCAGCGGTCTGCTGCTGCCGCTGCTGTTCCCGGCGGTGGGCGAGGAAGTCCGGTCCATCGCGCTGGGCGGCATCCTGATCAACGCGGCCACCCAGGTCGTCAAGGTCCGCAACATGATCCTGGGCGCGGGGGTCTTGCCGGGGGCCGGGGACGGCAAGGGCGTCATCGTCGGGGACGTGGTGGGGTCCTTCGTGGTGGGGTTGCCGCTGGCGATTTTCCTGGGGCTGTACACACCCCTGGGCGTCTGGGGCGTCTTCCTGGCCCGCGTGGCCGACGAACTCGCCAAAGTCGCCATCTTCGAGTGGCGCCGCCGCCGGGTGGACTGGGAAGCGCTGGCGGCCACGCAGCGGGGCAAGGAGGCGCTGGCGGCTCACTGAAACGCCTTCCAAACACAGAGGGGCCGAAGCGCAAAGCCTCGGCCCCTCTGTGTCGTGCTCGGTCCCGCCCTCAGCCGCGGGGGAGTTACCCCTCCAGCGTCTCGCGCAGCCGGGCCACGTTCAGCTCGCGGGCCGGGGCGTCGAGCGCCACCTCGCCGCCGCGCAGGGCGACGACGCGCTGCCCCAGCGCCAGGGCTTCTTCGAGGTTGTGGGTCACGAACACCACCGTGATCTTTCTGGCCCACCAGATCCCCAGCAGCTCGTCGGCCAGGACCGTGCGGGTGCGGTCGTCCAGGGCGCTGAACGGCTCGTCGAGCAGCAGCAGCCGGGGCTGGAGCGCCAGCGCGCGGGCCAGGCTGACGCGCTGACGCTGGCCGCCCGACAGCTCGTGGACGCGCCGGGGGCCGTAGCCCTCCAGCCCGACCAGCCGCAGGGTCTCGGCCACCCGGGCGCCGCGTTCGGCGCGCGGCAGGCCAAGCCGCTCCAGCCCGAACGCCACGTTGCCGGCCACCGTGCGCCAGGGAAAGAGCGCCGCTTCCTGCTGCACCAGCGTCAGGCGCGGGTCGGGTCCCGTCACGGGGCGGTCGCCCAGCCGAATTTCGCCCACCTGGGGGCGCAGGAAGCCCGCCAGCAGCGAGAGCAGCGTGCTTTTGCCGCTGCCCGAGGGGCCGACCACGCACAGGAACTCGCCCGCTTCCACCCGCAGGTCCAAAGGCCCCAGCCCCGCCGGGGTGGTCGCCGTGCGCGAGCGGCCGTAGCGGTAGGTCACGCCGCCGAGGGTCAGGCTCTCGCCCTGGGGCAGGGTGGCGGGGGCGGCGGGGCGGGGCATGGTGGCGGTCACTGTACACCGCCCGTCAGCCGGTCAGATACGCCATGAAACTTCACCGGGGCACCTCCAGGCCGTAGTCGCGCCGCACCCGGCCCTCCACTCCGCGCAGCAGCGCGTCGAACACGCCGCCGATGATCCCGATGATGATGATGGTCGCCAGCACCAGCGCGACGTTGGCAGTTGCCCGCCCGACTTCAAGCTGCTCGCCGATGGACGCCACTCCGCTGATCAGCAGCTCGCCGCCCACCAGCGCCCGCCACGCGAAGCTCCAGGCGGTGCGCAGGCCGGTCAGCACGTTGGGCAGCGCGGCGGGCAGCAGCACCCCGGTCGTCAGCGACAGACCCCGCGCGCCCAGGGTGCGCCCGGCCACCCGCAGCGCCGGGGGCACGTTCAGCAGTGCGCCCGACACCGCCAGCGCCACCGGAATAAAGCCTTCCAGCACGACCACGAACAGCACCGCCCGTTCGTTCAGGCCGAAAAAGAGGATGGCGAAGGGCACGAAGGCGATGGACGGCACGCTCTGGATGCCGGTCAGGTACGCGCCCAGCGTGGCCCGCAGCGGCAACCACGCGCCCATCAGCAGGCCGACGACCGCGCCCAGCACGACCGCGATGCCGTAGCCGGTCAACACCCGCCGCAGGCTGCCGCCGATGGCCGAGAGCAGCTTGCCGTCCTGCGGTCCCGTGCCCCACAGGCCGTAGCTGACCTCGGTCCACACGGCGCGGGGACTGGGAAACACGTAGGGGGGATAGAGCTTGAGCACGTCGGTGACCAGCCACCAGACGGCCAGGATCAGCGCGAGGCCGATCAGCTGCCAGGACAGCACCCGCCAGCGCGGCGGGGTACCGGAAAGCGGGGCGGGGTCGGCGGTGGGTGCGCGAACGGTCACGGCTTCACCGCTTGAAACCCGGATTGACGAGCGCCCGCAGGTCGGGAATCTGGCGGGCGTACCCGGCCTCCACGTTCAGCGCAGCGTAGTCGGTGAGGGCGGCGAGGTCCAGCGCGGTCGTGAAGCGGGTGCGGGTCATGGCCCGTTGCAGCACCCGCACGTCCACCTGCTGCCCCGTCAGCTTATCGAGTTGCGTGTTGACCAGCGTGCGGGCCGCCGCCGGACTGCGGTTCAGGTAGGCCACGGCGTCCGCGTGCGCCTTCAGGAAATTCGCCACCAGCGCCGGGTTCGCCTGCGCGAAGCGGGTGTTCACGATCAGCAGGGTCGTCGGATACCGGCCGTCCCGCCACACCGTCTTTTCGGAGCCGATCAGGCGGTGTCCCTGCGCCTGGAGCAGCGCGCCCCACGGCTCGGGGACCAGCGTGGCGTCCACCCGCTTGCCCGCAAAGGCGGCAGCGATGTCGGCGGGAGCCACGGGCGTCACGACCACGTTGCCGCCGTCGGTCTGGAGCTTCAGGCCCTCTTCCTTGAGGAGGTGGCGCAGGCTGATGTCCTGCGTGTTGCCCAGGCTAGGCACCGCCACCCGCTTTCCGGCGAGGTCCGCGTAGCTGCGAATTCCGCTGTCCTTGCGGGCGATCAGCACCGCGCCCGCCTCGCTCGCCCCCGCGATGATCTGGAGGGGCATCCCGCGCGTGGCCGCGTTGATCGCCGGGCCGGGGCCGACGTAGGCGAGGTCGATCTGCCCCGCCGCAAAGGCCTCGGTCAGCGTGGTGCCCGAGACGAAGGCCCGCGCGTCGAGCCGGGCTGCCCCCAGCGCTTTCTGGAAGGTGCCGCGCTCCAGGCCGACTAGGGCCGGGGCGTGCGTCAGGTTGGGAAAGTAGCCCAGCCGCACGGTGGGCGCATTCTGGGCCGCCGCGTGGTGGGCCGGGCTGCTCGCCAGCAGGGCGAGGGCCAGCAGCCTCCAGCGCCGGGCGGCTCTGCGGGGTGTGCCTTGGGTCATGGGTCCTCCGGGGTGCTCTCAGGGAAGAGGGGCGGCGCGGGGCGGGTGGCCCCGGGGGGGCCAGGTACAGCCCAGCTTAAAGCAGGTTCCTCCCGGCCTCTGGGCGCCGGCACGGGCCACGTCCGCGCGCGCCCCGCCGCGTTCGGCGTCCTGGGGATCAACGTCGAGGGGGAGCGCCCGGCGGGCCGGGGGTCTAGTCCTGCGCCGCGTACGCCGCCCGCAGCACCTCGGCCACCTCGGGGCGGGTGAACTCGGGGGGCAGCGGCTCTCCGGCGCGCAGTTTCTCGCGCACCCGGGTGCCGCTCAGGACGAGGTGGTGCTCGCGGCCGTGCGGGCAGGTGCGCGGGCTGACGAGCTGGCCGCAGCTCTGGCAGTAGTAGGTGTGCTCGAACTTCAGAATCTGAATCCCCAGTTCCCCGGCCGTAAAGGCCGAGAAGATCTCCTGCGCGTCGTAGGTGCCGTAGTAGCTCCCCACGCCTGCGTGGTCGCGGCCCACGATGAAGTGGGTCACCCCGTAGTTGCGGCGCGACAGGGCGTGCAACACCGCCTCGCGCGGCCCGGCGTAGCGCATGGCGGCGGGGTACACGCTCAGCAGGCTGCGTTCCCGGGGATAGTAGCGGTCCAGCAGCACTTCGTAGGCCTGCACGCGCGCCTTTGCGGGCACGTCGTCGCCCTTGGTGGTGCCGACCAGCGGGTGCAGCAGCAGCCCGTCCACCAGTTCCAGCGTGACCTTGTGCAGGTACTCGTGCGCCCGGTGAATCGGGTTGCGCGTCTGGAACGCCACCGAGGTCCGCCAGCCGCGCGCCTCGATGACTTCCCGGACCTCGGCAGGTGTGCGGTGGTGCCGGGGAAAGGCGCCGCGCGGAACCTCGAACAGGGTCACCGGCCCGGCGAGGTTCACGTCCCCCCCCGCGTACAGCGCCGCCACGCCGGGGTGATCGGGGTCCTGGGTGCGGTAGACCTCGCGGGCCTCCAGGGCCTTGCGGGCCTCGTAGCGTTCCTGCACGTCCAGCGTGCCCACCGCCTCGCCGCCGCGCGTGAGAACCACCCGGCCCGTGTAAGCCCCCGCCGCCTCCCGGCTCACGGGCAGCGTGATGGGCAGGCTCCAGGGGGTGCCGTCCGCGAGGCGCATGTGCTCGATCACGCTCAGGTACTCCGCCTCGCCCAGGAAGCCCGTCAGCGGCGAGTACGCCCCCGTCGCCAGCATTTCCAGGTCGGCAAAGGCGCGGTCGGAGAGTTCCAGCCGGGGCAAGCCCGTCAGCTCGGCCAGGTCAAAGTCGTGCCCGGCGCGGCGCACCCGGTGGACCAGGGTGCCGCCCAGCGGCGCGGGCAGCAGGATGGGAGAGGGAGCAGGAAGGGTGGTCATGGTCAGCCTCGCGCGGTGGAAGTGGAATGAAAGGTTTAGTGGATGAAACGGGTCAACTTCTGGAGCAAAAAAAGGAGCCTGGGGCGTGTTCAGAGTTTGTTCTCTCCGGCCCACAGGCCGCATTCGGTCTTGCCCTTTCCGGCCCAGCGGCCCGCGCGGGCGTCCTCGCCGGGGCGCACGGCGCGGGTGCAGGTCCAGCAGCCCACGCTGAGAAAGCCGTCGAAATACAGCGGGTTGACCGGCAGACCGCGCTCGGCGGCGTAGGCTTCCAGCCGCTCGCGGGTCCAGTGGGCCAGGGGATTGACCTTGACGCGCGGGCCGCCCGTCTCGACGAAGGGAATGTCGGCGCGAGTGCTCGCCTGGTCCCGGCTGCGGGCGTTCAGCAGCGCGGACGGGGCCTTGTCCCGCAGGTAGGTCTGGAGCGGCGCGACCTTGCGAACGGCGCAGCAGGCGTCCGGGTCGGCGGCGTACAGGTCGGGCGGGGTCTGGCCGTCCTCGGGACTCGC
Encoded proteins:
- a CDS encoding glutathionylspermidine synthase family protein gives rise to the protein MQRRTLLPRPNWEARLQEVGMTWYAPTPEHPVPYWGEEGYYAFTPGQIEGLKRDAQDLTNMVLETTAAAIEGGRLGELGIPAFLHPAVRESWDRDDPTLYMRLDLAYDGRGRARLLEVNAQTPTSLVEAAVCQWQWLEDRLERGELPAGTGQWNTIHEGLGEQWAYLVRERGVTQAHFSSAREVEDIATVTYLRDLAGVAGVSGSFLAADEVGTSPQEPFLLDTWTLPIRNLMWLWPFEYAWESRDSSFLATTQTRFLEPLWKAVTSSKGLLALLHERYPDSGLVLPASLTPGRLGPSVVRKPLYSREGQNVQLPGEAATAGAYGDLPLVEQAYAELPTFAVGDGPRYPVLGVWVAGDEVCGLGIREGRGRVTDNRATFAPHVVTPG
- a CDS encoding aspartate aminotransferase family protein yields the protein MTTTNTRSKWLDAELRYDSGVYNKHQVVMVRGQGATVWDDQGRAYIDCVAGYGVANIGHSHPDVVRAIQEQAGKLMVMPQTLPNDKRAEFLTELVGVLPQGLDRVFLCNSGTEAMEAAKKFAITATGRGRFVSMKRGFSGRSLGALAFTWEPSYREPFGDAVDSKNVDFVTYGNIEELRAAVSGETAAVILEPVQGEGGVRPATPEFLQAAREITRERGALLILDEIQTGFCRTGKMFACEHSGVIPDAMTLAKAMAGGVPIGALAMTAEVADRMPKGGHGTTFGGNPLSMAAGVAALRAMKNEGMAEQAREKGAYFMERLRAIRSPKIREVRGLGLMIGVELKEKSAPYITALEHEEGVLTLAATPLVVRFLPPVTISREQIDQVVAAFERVLEGVNPREGRAAELAAQKEDKQTE
- a CDS encoding MATE family efflux transporter; protein product: MSAVSLTTPPAEPVHSRPPSREIARIAVPVSLEMVLQLVLTFVNQVIVGTLGAVAVAAVGLAGSVSFMFFVTLGALGSGTSILVARRAGAGDRAGVNGALAVALVVSTALAALLTGPVILGGEGLLRLAGGAGDVTRTALPYMHVAMLALVPGVVGWILSGALRSLGHARTPMVATLLTVVVESLIAVGLVFGVGPLPQLGVVGAAWALVAAQTLKALWLAYQVYGPRRLAAFALPRPGTRRGIAGPLLRLSAPIGFTEFVWSLGGFLYAAVFARVGTGALAASQIVGTLEGIFIVGSFGLMSAATVLIGRALGAGDGPGAQAWLARVGRAGLLTGLGFGVLFALSGLLLPLLFPAVGEEVRSIALGGILINAATQVVKVRNMILGAGVLPGAGDGKGVIVGDVVGSFVVGLPLAIFLGLYTPLGVWGVFLARVADELAKVAIFEWRRRRVDWEALAATQRGKEALAAH
- a CDS encoding ABC transporter ATP-binding protein, whose product is MPRPAAPATLPQGESLTLGGVTYRYGRSRTATTPAGLGPLDLRVEAGEFLCVVGPSGSGKSTLLSLLAGFLRPQVGEIRLGDRPVTGPDPRLTLVQQEAALFPWRTVAGNVAFGLERLGLPRAERGARVAETLRLVGLEGYGPRRVHELSGGQRQRVSLARALALQPRLLLLDEPFSALDDRTRTVLADELLGIWWARKITVVFVTHNLEEALALGQRVVALRGGEVALDAPARELNVARLRETLEG
- a CDS encoding ABC transporter permease, with the translated sequence MTVRAPTADPAPLSGTPPRWRVLSWQLIGLALILAVWWLVTDVLKLYPPYVFPSPRAVWTEVSYGLWGTGPQDGKLLSAIGGSLRRVLTGYGIAVVLGAVVGLLMGAWLPLRATLGAYLTGIQSVPSIAFVPFAILFFGLNERAVLFVVVLEGFIPVALAVSGALLNVPPALRVAGRTLGARGLSLTTGVLLPAALPNVLTGLRTAWSFAWRALVGGELLISGVASIGEQLEVGRATANVALVLATIIIIGIIGGVFDALLRGVEGRVRRDYGLEVPR
- a CDS encoding aliphatic sulfonate ABC transporter substrate-binding protein codes for the protein MTQGTPRRAARRWRLLALALLASSPAHHAAAQNAPTVRLGYFPNLTHAPALVGLERGTFQKALGAARLDARAFVSGTTLTEAFAAGQIDLAYVGPGPAINAATRGMPLQIIAGASEAGAVLIARKDSGIRSYADLAGKRVAVPSLGNTQDISLRHLLKEEGLKLQTDGGNVVVTPVAPADIAAAFAGKRVDATLVPEPWGALLQAQGHRLIGSEKTVWRDGRYPTTLLIVNTRFAQANPALVANFLKAHADAVAYLNRSPAAARTLVNTQLDKLTGQQVDVRVLQRAMTRTRFTTALDLAALTDYAALNVEAGYARQIPDLRALVNPGFKR
- the sat gene encoding sulfate adenylyltransferase encodes the protein MTTLPAPSPILLPAPLGGTLVHRVRRAGHDFDLAELTGLPRLELSDRAFADLEMLATGAYSPLTGFLGEAEYLSVIEHMRLADGTPWSLPITLPVSREAAGAYTGRVVLTRGGEAVGTLDVQERYEARKALEAREVYRTQDPDHPGVAALYAGGDVNLAGPVTLFEVPRGAFPRHHRTPAEVREVIEARGWRTSVAFQTRNPIHRAHEYLHKVTLELVDGLLLHPLVGTTKGDDVPAKARVQAYEVLLDRYYPRERSLLSVYPAAMRYAGPREAVLHALSRRNYGVTHFIVGRDHAGVGSYYGTYDAQEIFSAFTAGELGIQILKFEHTYYCQSCGQLVSPRTCPHGREHHLVLSGTRVREKLRAGEPLPPEFTRPEVAEVLRAAYAAQD
- a CDS encoding phosphoadenylyl-sulfate reductase, which codes for MTAADVRTPEQGGVPLTTEPRAPREAAGHADPGAPAFAPDTDPLEVIAWALETSPDLLMPSAFNLNGVVLLDLAARAGYRGEVVFVDTGYHFPETLATRDRLAARYPQMTFVTLNAGASPEDGQTPPDLYAADPDACCAVRKVAPLQTYLRDKAPSALLNARSRDQASTRADIPFVETGGPRVKVNPLAHWTRERLEAYAAERGLPVNPLYFDGFLSVGCWTCTRAVRPGEDARAGRWAGKGKTECGLWAGENKL